A window of Ictalurus furcatus strain D&B chromosome 18, Billie_1.0, whole genome shotgun sequence contains these coding sequences:
- the mrpl22 gene encoding 39S ribosomal protein L22, mitochondrial, producing the protein MAASVVTASGATLLGRLLGQIPSRFLTPFSQTSCLHTSTALNTKNWERKNRILYPPQENDELRRPAEIFHCRRQIKYSKDKMWYLAKLIRGMTIDQALAQLEFNDKKGAKVIKEVLLEAQEMAVRNHNVEYKSNLYIAESFAGKGQYLKRIRYHGRGMFGIMDKVYCHYFVKLVEGTPPTAEQSTPFDQAKGYVEELKNRTIIYSL; encoded by the exons ATGGCGGCCTCCGTTGTGACAGCGAGTG gtGCTACACTACTCGGTCGTTTGCTCGGACAAATCCCTTCAAG gtttCTCACGCCGTTCTCCCAGACATCCTGTCTTCACACCAGTACAGCATTAAACACCAAGAACTGGGAGAGGAAAAACCGCATCTTGTATCCGCCTCAGGAGAACGATGAGCTCCGCAGACCAGCT GAGATCTTTCATTGCAGACGTCAGATCAAGTACAGCAAAGACAAAATGTGGTACCTGGCTAAGTTG ATCCGAGGCATGACCATCGACCAGGCCCTGGCTCAGCTCGAGTTTAACGATAAGAAAGGAGCCAAAGTCATAAAAGAG GTCCTTTTGGAAGCCCAGGAAATGGCAGTGAGGAACCATAATGTTGAATATAAATCCAATTTGTACATCG CCGAGTCGTTCGCGGGTAAAGGCCAGTACCTGAAACGGATCCGTTACCACGGCCGAGGCATGTTCGGCATCATGGACAAGGTGTACTGTCATTACTTTGTGAAGCTTGTGGAGGGCACGCCTCCCACGGCGGAGCAGAGTACGCCGTTTGACCAGGCCAAGGGCTACGTAGAAGAGCTGAAGAACCGGACCATCATCTACTCTCTCTAA